In Naumovozyma dairenensis CBS 421 chromosome 2, complete genome, the following are encoded in one genomic region:
- the RHO4 gene encoding Rho family GTPase RHO4 (similar to Saccharomyces cerevisiae RHO4 (YKR055W); ancestral locus Anc_1.215) — MTIEEPKRTDNLTLYSKKEHLYNQSISSEVASTTPSIEEKWKPKLSSAFARTLSSIPSYEQMKKDHKVADYHLKIVVVGDGNVGKTCLLISYVNNEFPTDYIPTVFENYVTSVNMPNREVIELALWDTAGQEEYNRLRPLSYTDVDVLMVCYSVDNKTSLEHVEELWFPEVRHFCGKTPVMLIGLKSDLYAEDKGEGLVETKHAELIAKKMGAFVHLQCSAKSRDNVEEVFNKAIEIVLGDSRGDGKASNSVLKNPFKKNVSKRRSNLATSYDIKVDKPVRAKNERFKGSRCIIT, encoded by the coding sequence ATGACAATAGAGGAACCGAAAAGAACAGACAATCTTACTCTATACTCGAAGAAAGAACATCTTTATAACcaatcaatttcttcagaaGTTGCATCAACAACCCCCTCTATAGAGGAAAAGTGGAAACCGAAGTTGTCCTCAGCATTTGCGAGAACTTTATCTAGTATCCCTAGTTATgaacaaatgaaaaaagatcACAAAGTGGCAGACTACCACTTAAAGATTGTCGTAGTGGGAGACGGTAACGTTGGAAAGACGTGTCTATTGATATCTTAtgtaaataatgaatttccTACAGATTATATACCTACTGTGTTCGAGAACTATGTGACAAGTGTAAATATGCCTAATCGAGAAGTGATTGAGTTAGCATTATGGGATACAGCAGGCCAAGAAGAATACAACAGACTGAGGCCCCTTTCATATACAGATGTTGATGTATTGATGGTATGTTATAGTGTGGATAATAAAACGTCCTTAGAGCATGTAGAAGAATTGTGGTTCCCCGAGGTTAGACATTTTTGTGGGAAGACTCCCGTTATGCTTATTGGACTGAAATCAGATTTATATGCTGAAGATAAAGGGGAGGGTCTTGTTGAAACCAAACATGCCGAATTAATAGCTAAGAAGATGGGTGCATTTGTCCATCTTCAATGTTCAGCCAAGTCAAGGGACAATGTTGAAGAAGTGTTCAACAAAGCCATCGAGATTGTTCTCGGTGATTCTCGTGGGGATGGCAAAGCATCGAATTCTGTCTTGAAAAATCcgtttaaaaaaaatgtatcaaaaagaagaagcaaTTTGGCCACAAGTTATGATATTAAAGTGGATAAACCTGTCCGAGCTAAAAATGAACGATTTAAAGGTTCCAGATGTATCATAACTTAG
- the TRM2 gene encoding tRNA (uracil(54)-C(5))-methyltransferase (similar to Saccharomyces cerevisiae TRM2 (YKR056W); ancestral locus Anc_1.214), whose amino-acid sequence MELFKRGSSKLLRFLRLQKPTTMPTSSSSSPVSVPHTEKTNLNPKRSLSKVSTAESTKIPKNKSSXKKIKLKKYRTKKVDPTSPLGVLQFEIDELLSEQNLTREQISNNVTSILNDFPKYDGPITKQYHREVRNVKVLKLSSNGDGLAIIDNPVEKDKKQIVTIPFGLPDDVVDIKVFKTHPTYVESDLLNVVEKSLIRKDELIKDKYFGKASSSQYDFLNYQTQLEIKKNTIYNAYKYFSPNLLSEGLLPDISDTVASPLQYGYRTKITPHFDVPRRLKTLEERPPLGFGQKGRPKWRKETLHVGGDGPILDIEECSLATDIINIGLRNERRRFADEFKKYKKGATFLLRENTIILDPSKDIDEQLGEGSRDENGKVSFIEVDDKKHNVKLAKTCVTHQRQIVTEYVDGYTFNFTAGEFFQNNNSILPVVTKYVRDNLQLPNSKENEPRYLVDAYCGSGLFSICSSKGVDRVIGVEISADSVSFAEKNAKANGIKNCKFIAGKAEKLFESIDTPNDKTSVILDPPRKGCDDIFLKQLSTYYPARIVYISCNVHSQAKDIEYFIKETEMGHNYKVESIRGFDFFPQTHHVESVAVLTRI is encoded by the coding sequence ATGGAATTATTTAAGAGAGGCTCGTCGAAATTACTTAGGTTTCTTCGTCTTCAGAAACCTACAACTATGCCAacatcttcctcttcttctccaGTATCAGTTCCTCATACTGAAAAAACTAATCTAAACCCAAAAAGATCGTTATCAAAAGTATCCACCGCTGAATCTACAAAAATCCCAAAAAACAAGAGCTCAAANAAAAAGATAAAACTTAAAAAATACAGGACTAAGAAAGTTGATCCCACGTCACCTTTAGGAGTATTACagtttgaaattgatgagTTATTATCTGAACAAAATTTAACTCGTGAAcaaatttcaaacaatGTTACCTCAattttaaatgattttCCTAAATATGATGGTCCTATAACAAAACAATATCATCGTGAAGTTAGAAATGTCAAAGTTTTAAAATTAAGTTCCAACGGTGATGGTCTAGCTATTATCGATAACCCTGTTGAGAAAGACAAGAAGCAAATTGTTACCATCCCATTCGGTTTGCCTGATGATGTTGTTGATATCAAAGTGTTTAAAACACACCCAACTTATGTGGAAAGTGATCTTCTAAATGTTGTGGagaaatcattaattagGAAAGACGAATTAATCaaagataaatattttggtaAAGCATCAAGCAGTCAAtatgatttcttaaattaCCAAACACAGTTGgagataaagaaaaatactATTTATAACGcttataaatatttttctccTAATCTGTTGTCTGAAGGATTATTACCGGATATCAGTGATACTGTCGCTTCACCTTTACAATATGGTTATAGGACTAAGATAACTCCACATTTTGATGTGCCAAGAAGGTTGAAAACTTTAGAGGAGAGACCACCTTTAGGATTTGGACAAAAGGGAAGACCAAAATGGAGAAAAGAAACTCTTCATGTAGGTGGTGATGGACCGATTTTAGATATTGAAGAGTGTTCCTTGGCCACTGACATTATAAATATTGGTTTGAGAAATGAAAGAAGGAGGTTTGCagatgaatttaaaaaatacaaGAAAGGAGCAACATTCTTATTAAGAGAAAACACAATTATTTTGGATCCATCAAAGGATATAGACGAACAACTAGGCGAAGGGTCTAGAGATGAAAACGGTAAAGTTAGCTTTATTGAAGTCGATGACAAAAAGCATAACGTTAAATTGGCTAAGACATGTGTTACTCATCAAAGACAAATCGTGACAGAATATGTCGATGGGTACACCTTCAACTTTACAGCAGGtgaatttttccaaaataacaattcaattttaCCCGTAGTTACTAAATATGTTCGTGATAACTTACAACTTCCAAACTCGAAAGAAAATGAACCACGTTACTTAGTTGATGCCTACTGTGGATCCGGTTTATTCAGTATTTGTAGTTCCAAAGGTGTTGACAGAGTTATTGGTGTAGAAATATCAGCGGATAGTGTTTCTTTCGCAGAAAAGAATGCTAAGGCAAATGGGATTAAGAATTGTAAATTCATTGCTGGTAAAGCAGAAAAACTCtttgaatcaattgatACACCAAATGACAAAACGTCAGTTATTTTAGATCCTCCAAGAAAAGGATGTGATGATATCTTTTTAAAGCAATTGTCAACATATTATCCTGCAAGAATTGTCtatatttcttgtaatGTACATTCACAAGCCAAAGATATTGAATACTTCATCAAAGAAACTGAAATGGGTCACAATTATAAAGTGGAAAGTATTAGAggttttgattttttcccTCAAACACATCATGTAGAAAGTGTTGCTGTTTTGacaagaatataa
- the RPS21A gene encoding 40S ribosomal eS21 domain-containing protein (similar to Saccharomyces cerevisiae RPS21B (YJL136C) and RPS21A (YKR057W); ancestral locus Anc_1.213) produces the protein MKYPHISYYVHIFTNKRFFEFLISIYSFFFRFELYVPRKCSATNRIIKADDHASVQINIAKVDEEGRAIPGEYITYALAGTVRARGEADDSLNRLAQNDGLLKNVWSYSR, from the coding sequence ATGAAATATCCTCACATAAGTTATTATGTTCATATCTTTACTAACAAAcgattttttgaatttttaatttcaatttattcctttttttttaggTTCGAACTTTATGTTCCAAGAAAATGTTCTGCCACTAACAGAATTATCAAGGCTGATGATCATGCCTCTGTTCAAATCAACATTGCCAAGGTTGACGAAGAAGGCCGTGCCATCCCAGGTGAATACATCACATACGCTTTAGCCGGTACTGTCAGAGCCAGAGGTGAAGCTGATGACTCTTTGAACAGATTGGCTCAAAACGACGGTTTGTTGAAGAACGTCTGGTCTTACTCCCGTTAA